One genomic window of Geodermatophilus sp. DSM 44513 includes the following:
- the folP gene encoding dihydropteroate synthase: MSPTPLPRPGHCVVMGVLNVTPDSFSDGGCFADTGSAVAHGLAMHAAGADYVDVGGESTRPGADRVDAAEECRRVLPVVRELAAAGVRTSVDTTRAEVAEAALGAGAVLVNDVSGGLADEGMAELVAAAGVPWVLMHWRGHSREMYAAAQYGDVVTEVCAELTARAEDVVAAGVAPEQLVLDPGLGFAKRAEHNWRLLAGLDRLVGLGLPVLVGASRKSFLGRLLAGADGALRPAEQRDAASLATTVLAAEAGAWGVRVHDAAASADAVRTVAAVRAARREGARGA, encoded by the coding sequence GTGAGCCCCACCCCGCTGCCGCGGCCCGGCCACTGCGTGGTCATGGGCGTCCTCAACGTCACGCCCGACTCGTTCTCCGACGGCGGCTGCTTCGCCGACACCGGCTCGGCCGTCGCGCACGGCCTGGCGATGCACGCCGCCGGTGCCGACTACGTCGACGTCGGCGGTGAGTCCACCCGTCCAGGCGCCGACCGGGTGGACGCCGCCGAGGAGTGCCGCCGGGTGCTGCCGGTGGTCCGCGAACTGGCCGCCGCCGGCGTGCGCACCAGCGTCGACACCACCCGCGCCGAGGTCGCCGAGGCGGCGCTGGGGGCCGGCGCCGTGCTGGTCAACGACGTGAGCGGTGGCCTGGCCGACGAGGGCATGGCCGAGCTGGTGGCCGCGGCCGGCGTGCCCTGGGTGCTCATGCACTGGCGCGGGCACAGCCGGGAGATGTACGCCGCCGCGCAGTACGGCGACGTGGTGACCGAGGTGTGCGCCGAGCTCACCGCCCGGGCGGAGGACGTCGTCGCCGCCGGCGTCGCGCCGGAGCAGCTGGTCCTGGACCCCGGGCTGGGCTTCGCCAAGCGGGCCGAGCACAACTGGAGGCTGCTCGCCGGCCTGGACCGGCTGGTCGGCCTGGGCCTGCCGGTGCTCGTCGGCGCCTCCCGCAAGTCCTTCCTCGGCCGCCTGCTGGCCGGTGCCGACGGCGCCCTGCGCCCGGCCGAGCAGCGCGACGCGGCGAGCCTGGCCACCACCGTGCTGGCCGCGGAGGCCGGCGCCTGGGGGGTCCGGGTGCACGACGCCGCGGCCTCGGCCGACGCCGTCCGCACCGTCGCCGCCGTCCGGGCGGCCCGGCGCGAGGGCGCCCGCGGTGCCTGA
- the folB gene encoding dihydroneopterin aldolase, giving the protein MPDRIALRGLVGHAFHGVYEAERRLGQTFRADAVLELDTAPAAAGDDLARTVDYAELARALHGVLTGEPVDLLETLAQRLADVCLADPLVDAVEITVHKPQADLGVPFDDVTVTIRRTRR; this is encoded by the coding sequence GTGCCTGACCGCATCGCCCTGCGCGGGCTGGTCGGGCACGCCTTCCACGGCGTGTACGAGGCCGAGCGGCGGCTGGGTCAGACCTTCCGCGCCGACGCCGTGCTCGAGCTGGACACCGCCCCGGCCGCCGCCGGGGACGACCTCGCGCGCACCGTCGACTACGCCGAGCTGGCCCGGGCGCTGCACGGCGTCCTGACCGGTGAGCCGGTCGACTTGCTGGAGACCCTCGCGCAGCGGCTGGCCGACGTCTGCCTCGCCGACCCGCTGGTCGACGCCGTGGAGATCACCGTGCACAAGCCGCAGGCCGACCTCGGCGTCCCCTTCGACGACGTCACGGTCACCATCCGGAGAACCCGCCGGTGA
- the folK gene encoding 2-amino-4-hydroxy-6-hydroxymethyldihydropteridine diphosphokinase yields MSRAVLSLGANLGDRAAALRAAVTALADDGVLVARSTLYETPPWGPVEQPPYLNAVVVVRGDRDAAGWLTRAHELEQAAGRTRDVRWGPRTLDVDVVTVTGDDGRPVLSDDPALTLPHPRAHERAFVLVPWAALDPTAVLPGRGRVRDLLAALPAEDVAAVVRWEHLG; encoded by the coding sequence GTGAGCCGCGCGGTCCTGTCGCTGGGCGCCAACCTGGGGGACCGCGCCGCCGCGCTGCGGGCCGCGGTCACCGCGCTGGCCGACGACGGCGTGCTGGTGGCCCGCTCGACGCTGTACGAGACGCCGCCGTGGGGGCCGGTCGAGCAGCCGCCCTACCTCAACGCGGTGGTCGTCGTCCGCGGCGACCGTGACGCCGCCGGCTGGCTCACCCGCGCGCACGAGCTCGAGCAGGCGGCCGGGCGCACCCGCGACGTGCGGTGGGGGCCACGGACCCTCGACGTCGACGTCGTCACCGTCACCGGGGACGACGGCCGGCCGGTGCTCTCCGACGACCCCGCCCTCACCCTCCCGCACCCCCGCGCGCACGAGCGGGCCTTCGTCCTCGTGCCGTGGGCGGCTCTCGACCCGACCGCGGTGCTGCCGGGGCGCGGCCGGGTCCGGGACCTGCTCGCCGCGCTGCCCGCGGAGGACGTCGCGGCCGTCGTCCGCTGGGAGCACCTGGGGTGA
- a CDS encoding DUF3180 domain-containing protein gives MKPVQRRDLGVLAGGLAVATWLVVGAAYGSLPELHWWLGVPLGVLAVAEALGARTLQARLAAQRDRRPMAQRGPAPVRPVEPMLVARLAVLAQASAYVGAALLGVWVGLLLYVGPAVSRLQAAGSDTVTAVVGVACSAALVAAALWLESVCRVPPSSDDETPPGAVRG, from the coding sequence GTGAAGCCGGTGCAGCGGCGCGACCTGGGAGTGCTCGCCGGGGGGCTGGCGGTCGCGACGTGGCTGGTGGTGGGGGCCGCCTACGGCTCCCTGCCCGAGCTGCACTGGTGGCTGGGCGTGCCGCTCGGCGTCCTCGCCGTCGCCGAGGCCCTGGGTGCCCGCACGCTGCAGGCGCGGCTGGCCGCCCAGCGGGACCGCCGCCCGATGGCCCAGCGCGGCCCGGCACCGGTCCGGCCGGTCGAGCCGATGCTCGTCGCGCGGCTCGCGGTCCTGGCCCAGGCCAGCGCCTACGTCGGCGCGGCCCTGCTCGGCGTCTGGGTCGGGCTGCTGCTCTACGTCGGGCCGGCGGTGTCCCGCCTGCAGGCCGCCGGCTCCGACACCGTCACCGCGGTGGTCGGCGTGGCCTGCTCCGCGGCGCTGGTCGCGGCCGCGCTGTGGCTGGAGTCGGTGTGCCGCGTCCCGCCGTCCTCGGACGACGAGACCCCGCCCGGGGCCGTCCGGGGTTGA
- a CDS encoding ATP-binding cassette domain-containing protein: MDATAAAASLRVPDPGGSAPEIRLEGVSKVYPDGTVGVAELDLAFAAGELSVLVGPSGCGKTTTMKMVNRVIEPTTGRILLDGEDVTRVDADRLRRRIGYVIQSVGLFPHQTVRTNVATVPRLLGWDRRRTRDRVEELLTLVGLDPAVHGDRYPAQLSGGQRQRAGVARALAADPGVLLMDEPFSAVDPVVRERLQAEFLRLQETVRKTIVFVTHDIEEAVRLGDRIAVMSDGGHVEQFAPPAELLGRPANATVADFVGADRGLKRLAVTPVDPAGLEHPPVVGLDDGLAEAGAVLDRAGARGAVVLDRAGRPAGWLPAGRASGAGTVAAAAVRDDAAVPLQASLRAALAAILQSDAGWVPVLDSGHYLGVLTPAAVHAALRRSVAGAG; encoded by the coding sequence GTGGACGCTACTGCTGCCGCCGCGTCGCTGCGCGTACCCGACCCCGGCGGGAGTGCCCCGGAGATCCGGCTGGAGGGCGTCAGCAAGGTCTACCCCGACGGCACCGTGGGCGTGGCCGAGCTGGACCTGGCCTTCGCCGCCGGGGAGCTGTCGGTGCTGGTCGGCCCGTCCGGCTGCGGCAAGACGACGACCATGAAGATGGTCAACCGGGTCATCGAGCCGACCACCGGACGCATCCTGCTCGACGGCGAGGACGTCACCCGGGTCGACGCCGACCGGCTGCGGCGGCGGATCGGCTACGTCATCCAGAGCGTGGGCCTGTTCCCGCACCAGACGGTGCGGACCAACGTGGCCACCGTGCCCCGGCTGCTGGGCTGGGACCGCCGGCGCACCCGCGACCGGGTCGAGGAGCTGCTCACCCTGGTGGGCCTGGACCCCGCCGTCCACGGGGACCGCTACCCCGCCCAGCTCTCCGGCGGGCAGCGGCAGCGCGCCGGCGTGGCCCGGGCGCTGGCCGCGGACCCCGGCGTGCTGCTGATGGACGAGCCGTTCTCCGCCGTCGACCCGGTGGTGCGCGAGCGGCTGCAGGCGGAATTCCTCCGGCTGCAGGAGACGGTGCGCAAGACGATCGTCTTCGTCACCCACGACATCGAGGAGGCGGTGCGGCTCGGCGACCGCATCGCGGTGATGAGCGACGGCGGGCACGTCGAGCAGTTCGCCCCGCCCGCCGAGCTGCTCGGCCGGCCGGCCAACGCGACCGTGGCCGACTTCGTCGGCGCCGACCGCGGGCTCAAGCGGCTGGCCGTCACCCCGGTCGACCCGGCCGGCCTGGAGCACCCGCCGGTGGTCGGCCTGGACGACGGGCTGGCCGAGGCCGGCGCGGTGCTCGACCGCGCCGGCGCCCGCGGGGCCGTGGTGCTCGACCGCGCCGGCCGCCCGGCCGGGTGGCTGCCCGCCGGCCGGGCCAGCGGGGCGGGGACGGTCGCGGCGGCGGCGGTCCGGGACGACGCCGCCGTGCCGCTGCAGGCCTCGCTGCGGGCGGCGCTGGCCGCGATCCTGCAGTCCGACGCCGGGTGGGTGCCGGTGCTCGACAGCGGCCACTACCTCGGCGTGCTCACCCCGGCCGCCGTGCACGCCGCGCTGCGCCGGTCGGTCGCCGGGGCCGGGTGA
- a CDS encoding ABC transporter permease, which yields MASLGVRPLLGARSDPGGGVLAADGAPNPWFDASYVTGNWDTIVVHLRQHVTLTVAAVLLGALIALPLALLARRVRPLAGPVLGLSSVVYTIPSLAMFAFLAPFTGPLSATTVLVGLTLYTLVVLVRNFLAGLQGVPDDVREAARGMGYGSARLFWQVDLPLALPAFMAGLRIATVSTVALVTVGVITGNGGLGQLIVGGFNANFYRAEIVTGAVGCVLLALVADVLLAGVERVLTPWTRAVA from the coding sequence GTGGCCTCCCTGGGTGTGCGCCCCCTGCTGGGCGCTCGGAGCGACCCCGGTGGAGGGGTGCTCGCGGCGGACGGGGCGCCGAACCCGTGGTTCGACGCGTCGTACGTGACCGGCAACTGGGACACCATCGTGGTGCACCTGCGCCAGCACGTCACGCTGACGGTCGCGGCGGTGCTGCTCGGGGCCCTGATCGCGCTGCCACTGGCGCTGCTCGCCCGGCGGGTGCGGCCGCTGGCCGGCCCGGTGCTGGGCCTCAGCTCGGTCGTCTACACGATCCCGTCGCTGGCGATGTTCGCCTTCCTCGCCCCGTTCACCGGGCCGCTGTCGGCGACCACGGTGCTGGTCGGGCTGACGCTGTACACGCTGGTGGTCCTGGTGCGGAACTTCCTGGCCGGGCTGCAGGGCGTGCCCGACGACGTGCGCGAGGCGGCCCGCGGCATGGGCTACGGCTCCGCGCGGCTGTTCTGGCAGGTCGACCTCCCGCTGGCGCTGCCGGCGTTCATGGCCGGCCTGCGCATCGCCACCGTCTCGACGGTCGCCCTGGTGACCGTCGGAGTGATCACCGGCAACGGCGGGCTGGGGCAGCTGATCGTCGGCGGCTTCAACGCCAACTTCTACCGCGCCGAGATCGTCACCGGCGCGGTCGGCTGCGTGCTGCTCGCGCTGGTCGCCGACGTGCTGCTGGCCGGGGTGGAGCGGGTGCTGACCCCCTGGACGCGGGCCGTCGCATGA
- a CDS encoding ABC transporter permease: protein MSAFGDAFAYLNDPLVWTRTGGVLDLLVQHLRISALAVLLAAVLALPAGVLLGRSGRGAGAVVVLSNVSRAVPTLALLTVLAVTPLGFSETGTVLALAVFAVPPVLTNTFVGFREVDRDVREAARAMGMSRGQLLTRVELPLALPLVMTGLRTAAVQVVATATLAALVGGGGLGRIINLGFGQQDYGQILAGAVLVAALALLTELLLVVVSAVLTPGPRRWPLGRRPAARADRPEPAASGVSL, encoded by the coding sequence ATGAGCGCGTTCGGTGACGCCTTCGCCTACCTCAACGACCCGCTGGTCTGGACCCGGACCGGCGGTGTCCTCGACCTGCTGGTGCAGCACCTGCGCATCTCGGCCCTGGCCGTGCTGCTCGCCGCCGTCCTGGCCCTCCCGGCCGGGGTGCTGCTGGGCCGCAGCGGCCGCGGGGCCGGGGCCGTCGTCGTGCTGTCCAACGTGAGCCGGGCGGTGCCCACCCTCGCCCTGCTCACCGTGCTGGCGGTGACCCCGCTGGGGTTCAGCGAGACCGGCACCGTGCTGGCGCTGGCCGTCTTCGCCGTCCCCCCGGTGCTGACCAACACCTTCGTCGGGTTCCGCGAGGTGGACCGGGACGTGCGCGAGGCGGCCCGGGCGATGGGGATGAGCCGCGGCCAGCTGCTCACCCGGGTGGAGCTCCCGCTGGCCCTGCCGCTGGTCATGACCGGCCTGCGGACGGCGGCGGTGCAGGTCGTCGCGACCGCCACCCTGGCCGCGCTGGTCGGCGGGGGAGGGCTCGGGCGGATCATCAACCTCGGCTTCGGCCAGCAGGACTACGGCCAGATCCTCGCCGGCGCCGTCCTCGTGGCCGCCCTCGCGCTGCTCACCGAGCTGCTGCTGGTCGTCGTCTCCGCCGTGCTGACCCCGGGCCCGCGCCGGTGGCCGCTGGGCCGTCGGCCCGCCGCCCGGGCGGACCGGCCGGAGCCCGCCGCGTCCGGCGTCTCCCTGTAG
- a CDS encoding glycine betaine ABC transporter substrate-binding protein — protein MRSRARTLLPLALTGLLLTACGESGSSGSGGSAASGGAAAGDACAPVAGDQLVVLEDDQQLQNADNIVPAVNAATAQANPALLPALDAVSAAMTTQELIELNGAVDLQRQGAEDVAAAWVEENVDTATLQQGSGPVVVGGANFTESTILANVYANVLDAAGFDASVREVGNRELYLPALISGADIQVFPEYLATVTETLNRQANGPDAEPVASGDVQETLTALRPLAEQVGLVFGQPSEAADQNAFAVTRAFADGLGVSTLSELADACGDGSLVLGGPTECPTRPFCQPGLEETYGLQFAEFRELDSGGPLTKAALQQGEVSIGLVFSSDGALAQ, from the coding sequence ATGCGCAGCCGTGCACGCACACTCCTCCCCCTGGCCCTCACCGGGCTGCTCCTCACCGCCTGCGGTGAGTCCGGGTCCTCCGGCAGCGGCGGGTCCGCCGCCAGCGGTGGCGCCGCCGCCGGTGACGCCTGCGCCCCGGTCGCCGGTGACCAGCTCGTCGTGCTGGAGGACGACCAGCAGCTGCAGAACGCCGACAACATCGTCCCGGCGGTCAACGCGGCCACCGCGCAGGCCAACCCGGCGCTGCTGCCCGCGCTCGACGCGGTGTCGGCGGCCATGACCACCCAGGAGCTGATCGAGCTCAACGGCGCCGTCGACCTCCAGCGGCAGGGTGCCGAGGACGTCGCCGCGGCCTGGGTCGAGGAGAACGTCGACACCGCCACGCTGCAGCAGGGCAGTGGCCCGGTCGTCGTCGGCGGGGCCAACTTCACCGAGTCGACCATCCTGGCCAACGTGTACGCCAACGTCCTGGACGCGGCCGGCTTCGACGCCTCGGTCCGGGAGGTGGGCAACCGGGAGCTGTACCTGCCGGCGCTCATCTCCGGCGCGGACATCCAGGTCTTCCCCGAGTACCTGGCCACCGTGACCGAGACGCTCAACCGGCAGGCCAACGGTCCCGATGCCGAGCCGGTCGCCAGTGGCGACGTGCAGGAGACGCTGACCGCGCTGCGGCCGCTGGCCGAGCAGGTCGGGCTGGTGTTCGGCCAGCCGTCCGAGGCCGCCGACCAGAACGCCTTCGCCGTCACCCGCGCCTTCGCCGACGGGCTCGGTGTGTCCACCCTGTCCGAGCTCGCCGACGCCTGCGGGGACGGCTCGCTCGTCCTCGGCGGTCCGACCGAGTGCCCGACCCGACCGTTCTGCCAGCCCGGCCTGGAGGAGACCTACGGCCTGCAGTTCGCCGAGTTCCGCGAGCTGGACAGCGGCGGCCCGCTGACCAAGGCCGCGCTGCAGCAGGGCGAGGTGTCGATCGGCCTGGTCTTCAGCTCCGACGGGGCCCTCGCGCAGTAG
- a CDS encoding DUF6779 domain-containing protein, protein MRGDGDDGGPVSPALRVVGLAAGCVLTAGATAGVLLTDDPQLLRLAVLAAAWAFVVAALLAARRAAPDGPGATELTRLAELQRAAAEREAAVTEQLRHEVAARQADDVRRPAEEPLRAEVAALRAQLSALGGELAHVAELRREVARLVELRGEVAEVAGLRGHLAELAGLRQDLAELAGSRRDLAEFAGLREDLAELRADVGRLSAGPAVEPVAPGTPSPHPGPAAEVAVGARPPAPPPPRRPQPVLPPVEARPPRRPPLPAVPVPAAQRPLAPRLRPPVPAPAAAVPAAAPGDRGPTPSSGARRRRRYREDGESDDVLARVLGRD, encoded by the coding sequence GTGCGTGGCGACGGGGACGACGGCGGACCGGTGTCCCCGGCGCTGCGGGTCGTGGGCCTGGCCGCCGGGTGCGTCCTGACCGCCGGTGCCACGGCGGGCGTCCTGCTCACCGACGACCCGCAGCTGCTCCGGCTGGCCGTCCTCGCCGCGGCCTGGGCGTTCGTGGTCGCGGCACTGCTCGCCGCCCGCCGGGCCGCGCCCGACGGGCCGGGCGCCACCGAGCTCACGCGGCTCGCGGAGCTCCAGCGGGCGGCCGCCGAGCGGGAGGCCGCGGTGACCGAGCAGCTCCGGCACGAGGTCGCGGCCCGGCAGGCGGACGACGTGCGGCGGCCCGCGGAGGAGCCGCTGCGGGCCGAGGTCGCGGCGCTGCGCGCCCAGCTGTCCGCGCTGGGGGGCGAGCTGGCCCACGTCGCGGAGCTGCGGCGGGAGGTCGCCCGGCTGGTCGAGCTGCGCGGCGAGGTGGCCGAGGTCGCCGGCCTGCGCGGACACCTCGCCGAGCTCGCCGGCCTGCGGCAGGACCTCGCCGAGCTCGCCGGCTCGCGGCGGGACCTCGCGGAGTTCGCCGGCCTGCGGGAGGACCTCGCCGAGCTGCGCGCCGACGTCGGCCGGCTGTCCGCCGGGCCGGCGGTCGAGCCGGTGGCGCCGGGCACGCCGTCCCCCCACCCGGGACCGGCCGCCGAGGTGGCCGTCGGGGCACGTCCGCCGGCTCCGCCACCGCCCCGGCGTCCGCAGCCGGTGCTGCCCCCGGTCGAGGCCCGGCCCCCTCGCCGTCCGCCCCTCCCCGCCGTCCCCGTGCCGGCCGCGCAGCGCCCGCTCGCCCCGCGGCTGCGACCGCCGGTCCCCGCACCGGCCGCGGCCGTGCCGGCGGCGGCGCCCGGTGACCGCGGCCCGACCCCGTCGTCCGGTGCCCGCCGGCGGCGGCGCTACCGGGAGGACGGCGAGAGCGACGACGTCCTCGCCCGGGTGCTCGGCCGGGACTGA
- a CDS encoding SDR family oxidoreductase has product MGGFEGRTALVTGASRGIGLAIAHGLVARGARVVVTGRRPDALAEAVTALGGPGVAVGVAGNAGDAAHRAEAVRTAVDSFGSLDVLVGNVGINPVHGPLVDLDLGAFRKILDTNVVGTLGLVQEAWRAWMAEHGGSVLLVASVAALKASPMIGGYGVSKAALVNLVTQLAVELAPRVRVNAVAPAVVRTRFAGALYEGREAEAAAQYPVGRLGEPEDVGEAAAYLLGDGAGWVTGQTLVLDGGALSRGPA; this is encoded by the coding sequence GTGGGCGGTTTCGAGGGACGGACGGCGCTGGTCACCGGCGCGAGCCGGGGCATCGGCCTGGCCATCGCGCACGGCCTGGTGGCGCGCGGCGCCCGCGTCGTCGTCACCGGCCGCAGGCCCGACGCGCTAGCCGAGGCGGTGACCGCGCTCGGCGGACCGGGGGTGGCCGTGGGGGTCGCCGGCAACGCGGGGGACGCCGCGCACCGCGCGGAGGCGGTGCGCACCGCCGTGGACTCCTTCGGCAGCCTGGACGTGCTCGTCGGCAACGTCGGCATCAACCCGGTGCACGGTCCGCTGGTCGACCTGGACCTCGGTGCCTTCCGCAAGATCCTCGACACCAACGTCGTCGGCACGCTGGGCCTGGTGCAGGAGGCCTGGCGCGCCTGGATGGCCGAGCACGGCGGATCGGTGCTGCTCGTCGCCTCGGTGGCCGCACTCAAGGCCTCGCCGATGATCGGCGGCTACGGGGTGAGCAAGGCTGCCCTGGTCAACCTGGTCACCCAGTTGGCCGTGGAGCTGGCGCCGCGGGTGCGGGTCAACGCGGTCGCCCCGGCCGTGGTGCGGACCCGCTTCGCCGGGGCGCTGTACGAGGGCCGGGAGGCCGAGGCCGCGGCGCAGTACCCGGTGGGCCGGCTCGGCGAGCCCGAGGACGTCGGCGAGGCCGCGGCCTACCTGCTCGGCGACGGCGCGGGCTGGGTCACCGGCCAGACGCTGGTGCTCGACGGGGGTGCGCTCTCCCGCGGCCCCGCCTGA
- a CDS encoding Rossmann-like and DUF2520 domain-containing protein, producing MPAARRTPRAAGLPPAAAAPARLRVGIVGAGRVGAVLGAALAAAGHDVVAAAGLSAASSLRAARLLPGVPLLPTDQVVAAADLVVLAVPDDSLPGLVSGLAETGVWRAGQLAFHTSGAHGLAVLDPAARAGVLPLALHPAMSFTGAPEDADRLAGAPFGVTSAPEHRPVAETLVLEMGGEPFSVAEADRGLYHAALVTGANHLVTLVAEAADLLRTAGVADPGRVLAPLLTAALDNGLRRGDRALTGPVSRGDVGTVRHHLDTLADRAPDAVAAYVALARRTTERALASGRLKRHEGAPLVDLLAAAGDPAGSR from the coding sequence ATGCCTGCTGCCCGCAGGACGCCCCGCGCGGCCGGGTTGCCCCCCGCTGCGGCCGCCCCCGCCCGCCTCCGCGTCGGCATCGTCGGTGCCGGGCGCGTCGGCGCCGTCCTCGGCGCCGCCCTCGCCGCCGCCGGCCACGACGTGGTCGCCGCCGCCGGCCTGTCCGCCGCCTCCTCCCTGCGCGCCGCCCGGCTGCTGCCCGGCGTCCCGCTGCTGCCCACCGACCAGGTCGTCGCCGCCGCGGACCTGGTCGTCCTCGCCGTCCCTGACGACAGCCTGCCCGGCCTGGTCTCCGGCCTGGCGGAGACCGGCGTGTGGCGGGCCGGTCAGCTGGCCTTCCACACCTCCGGGGCGCACGGCCTGGCCGTCCTGGACCCGGCCGCACGGGCCGGCGTCCTGCCCCTGGCCCTGCACCCGGCGATGAGCTTCACCGGCGCGCCCGAGGACGCCGACCGGCTCGCCGGCGCGCCCTTCGGCGTCACCAGCGCACCGGAGCACCGGCCGGTGGCCGAGACCCTGGTCCTGGAGATGGGCGGCGAGCCGTTCTCCGTCGCCGAGGCCGACCGCGGGCTCTACCACGCCGCGCTGGTGACCGGCGCCAACCACCTGGTCACGCTGGTCGCCGAGGCCGCGGACCTGCTGCGCACCGCGGGCGTCGCCGACCCCGGCCGGGTGCTCGCCCCGCTGCTCACCGCGGCCCTGGACAACGGGCTGCGCCGCGGCGACCGGGCGCTCACCGGCCCGGTCAGCCGCGGCGACGTGGGCACCGTGCGCCACCACCTGGACACCCTCGCCGACCGGGCGCCGGACGCCGTCGCCGCCTACGTGGCGCTGGCCCGGCGGACCACCGAGCGGGCGCTGGCCAGCGGCCGGCTCAAGCGGCACGAGGGCGCGCCCCTGGTCGACCTGCTCGCGGCGGCCGGTGACCCGGCCGGCTCCCGGTGA
- the panC gene encoding pantoate--beta-alanine ligase: MVAETAAGLRELVAELPGPVALVPTMGALHAGHRALVRAARERAGSVVVSVFVNPTQFGPGEDFDRYPRTWDADLAALATEGVEVVFHPAVEEVYPPGAAGVTVHPGPLGDVLEGAVRPGHFAGVLTVVATLFGLVRPDVALFGEKDYQQLTLIRAMARELALGVAVVGVPTVREDDGMALSSRNRYLSPEQRATAATLSRALRAGADAGPRGADAVLAAARAELATAPGLTLDYLELTGPGLGPPPAAGPARLLLAARAGSTRLIDNTEIQLGDPR; this comes from the coding sequence GTGGTCGCCGAGACCGCCGCCGGGCTGCGCGAGCTGGTCGCGGAGCTGCCCGGCCCGGTCGCGCTGGTGCCCACGATGGGCGCCCTGCACGCGGGGCACCGCGCGCTGGTCCGCGCCGCGCGGGAGCGGGCCGGCAGCGTCGTCGTGTCGGTGTTCGTCAACCCGACGCAGTTCGGCCCCGGCGAGGACTTCGACCGCTACCCGCGCACCTGGGACGCCGACCTGGCCGCGCTGGCCACCGAGGGCGTCGAGGTGGTCTTCCACCCGGCGGTCGAGGAGGTCTACCCGCCGGGCGCGGCCGGCGTGACCGTGCACCCCGGCCCGCTGGGCGACGTGCTGGAGGGCGCCGTCCGCCCCGGGCACTTCGCCGGCGTGCTGACCGTCGTCGCGACGCTGTTCGGCCTGGTCCGCCCGGACGTCGCGCTGTTCGGCGAGAAGGACTACCAGCAGCTCACGCTCATCCGGGCCATGGCCCGCGAGCTGGCCCTCGGCGTGGCGGTCGTCGGCGTGCCGACGGTCCGGGAGGACGACGGCATGGCGCTGTCCTCCCGCAACCGCTACCTCTCCCCGGAGCAGCGGGCCACCGCGGCCACCCTGTCCCGCGCGCTGCGCGCCGGCGCGGACGCCGGCCCGCGGGGTGCCGACGCCGTGCTCGCCGCGGCACGCGCGGAGCTGGCCACCGCCCCCGGGCTGACCCTCGACTACCTCGAGCTCACCGGGCCCGGCCTCGGCCCGCCGCCGGCCGCCGGCCCGGCCCGCCTGCTGCTGGCCGCCCGCGCCGGCAGCACCCGACTCATCGACAACACCGAGATCCAGCTGGGAGACCCGCGATGA
- the panD gene encoding aspartate 1-decarboxylase, whose protein sequence is MMRTMLKSKIHRATVTQADLHYVGSVTVDEDLLDAADLIPGEQVAIVDVTNGARLETYVIPGERGSGVIGINGAAAHLVHPGDLVILISYGVMDETEAKAHLPRVVHVDAANRVVELGGDPSAPVPGAAGQARSPLGVPVR, encoded by the coding sequence ATGATGCGCACGATGCTCAAGTCCAAGATCCACCGGGCGACGGTCACCCAGGCCGACCTGCACTACGTCGGCTCGGTGACCGTCGACGAGGACCTCCTGGACGCCGCGGACCTCATCCCCGGCGAGCAGGTGGCGATCGTCGACGTGACCAACGGCGCCCGGCTGGAGACCTACGTCATCCCCGGGGAGCGCGGCAGTGGCGTCATCGGCATCAACGGCGCCGCCGCCCACCTCGTGCACCCCGGCGACCTGGTCATCCTGATCAGCTACGGCGTCATGGACGAGACCGAGGCGAAGGCCCACCTCCCGCGGGTCGTGCACGTCGACGCCGCCAACCGGGTCGTCGAGCTCGGCGGGGACCCCTCCGCCCCGGTCCCCGGCGCGGCCGGGCAGGCCCGGAGCCCGCTCGGCGTGCCGGTCCGGTGA